Part of the Paenibacillus guangzhouensis genome is shown below.
TCTTACCGGTCCTTTCTCTATCTTATTTCACAATAGCGCCGTTCGGCATCGAATCCGGCACCGTAGCAAGCGTCAACTGATCTCCTGCCGATGCTGCAAGAATCATGCCTTGCGACAGCTCGCCGCGCAGCTTCACAGGCTTCAAGTTCGTCACACAAATGACCTTGCGTCCAACCAATTGTTCAGGCGTGTAGAACTTCGCAATACCCGATACGACTTGGCGCTGCTCATACCCTAGATCCAATTGGAGCTTAAGCAATTTATCCGCTTTCTTCACCGGTTCAGCGGCTAAGACTTGAGCAACACGCAGATCAACCTTCATAAAATCGTCAATCGCAATCTCTTCCACATCAGCTGGTGCTTCAATGACTGCCGCATCCCCCGATTGTTCAGGCGCTGCTTCTGCTGCTGGTGCTACACCGCCAGTCATCGATTGTGCGATGTAAGCCACTTCAATCTCCGCATCCAGACGTGGGAAGATCGGATCCCCTTTGACTAACTTCGTACCCGCAGGGATTAAACCGAAGGTATGGGTGCTGTCCCATGCTGTTAACTCGCCTGATTCTAAGCCAAGCTGCGCCCAGATCTTCACAGGCGTCTTCGTTAAGAATGGCTGCAATAACACGGAGCTGATTCGCAGCGCTTCGACCAAATGCACCATCACGGATGCGAGCTCTCCACGTTTAGCTTCATCCTTCGCAAGCGCCCACGGCTGTGTCTCATCAATGTACTTGTTCGTCCGGCTGATGAATCCGCCAATAGCAGCGAGTGCTACGGAGAACTCCATCGTATCCAGTGCTTCCTCGGCCTTCTGCACCGTCTGAAGCGCAGTTTCGCGAAGCGTCGCATCGAATGCTGTCACATCGCCTGCATATGCCGGAACTTCGCCGCCAAAATACTTGTCTACCATGGCTACCGTACGGTTAAGTAGGTTACCAAGATCGTTTGCAAGATCGGAATTGACACGCTCAACGAAGCCTTCTGGCGTGAACGATCCATCCGAGCCGAATGGCACTTCACGCAGTAAATAGTAGCGAAGCGCATCCAGACCATAACGATCGATCAAAGTAACAGGATCGACGACATTGCCTTTTGATTTGGACATTTTGCCGTCTTTCATAAGCAGCCAGCCATGCGCGAATACCTTCTTCGGCAGCGGCAGATCCAGCGCCATCAGCATGATTGGCCAATAAATCGTATGGAAGCGCACGATCTCTTTACCAACAAGATGCACGTCAGCCGGCCAATAGCGATTGAATAGCTCGTCATTGTCAGATCCGTAGCCAAGTGCCGTAATATAGTTCGACAACGCATCGATCCATACGTAGACGACATGCTTCGGATCGCCTTTCACTTTTACGCCCCAATCGAAGGTCGTGCGGGACACCGCAAGATCCTCAAGACCCGGCTTGATGAAGTTGTTCACCATTTCATTCTTACGCGATTCCGGCTGGATGAACTCCGGATTTTCTTCGTAAAAGGCGAGGAGACGATCGGCATATTTGCTCATGCGGAAGAAGTAGCTCTCTTCCTTCACAAGCTCAACAGGTCGACCGCAATCCGGACAGTTGCCATTCACGAGCTGACGCTCAAGGAAGAACGATTCACACGGTGTACAGTACCAGCCTTCATATTCGCCCTTATAAATATCCCCTTGTTGCAACAACCGATCGAAGATTACTTCCACCATCCGCTTATGACGGTCTTCTGTCGTACGAATGAAGTCATCATTTGAAATATCGAGCTTCTTCCACAGCTCTTGAATACCAGATACGATATCATCTACGAATTGCTGCGGCGTCTTCCCTGCTTCCTGCGCTTTACGCTCGATCTTCTGACCATGCTCGTCCGTTCCTGTTAAATAGCGGACATCAAATCCACGCAGACGCTTATAACGAGCCATAGCATCCCCTGCAACCGTCGTGTAGGCATGACCGATATGCAGCTTGTCGCTTGGGTAATAGATCGGGGTTGTAATGTAGAACGTGTTCGCTGATTTACTCATTGAGAAAGACATCTCCTTTAATGTGATGAGAATACAAAAAAACTCCCGCCCGTAATGGGACGAGAGTATGCTCACGTGGTACCACCCAAATTCCCTCTCTACTTCACAATAGAAAGGCTCAACCAGTCTGTGTCAGACTGTCCATTAACGCTGGGCACGCTGCAACCTTACAATAATGCTCGCACATGAAACATTGACTTCCTGCGCTAACACCTTGCTCGAGAGCAAATCCTCCAGGACCATTTTCCATATCCTCGCCTATACCGGTTTTCAGCTTCCCCGGCTCTCTGATCTAGGCTACTTACATGTACTTATCCCTTCCTCGGATAACATATATATCATGAATATAACGAGTCCGGCCTCCAATGTCAAGGTTGCGGGTTTCCAGTCGATTCCGGCTTCGACTTCGGTGGAGGAACCGGATCATATCCGCCAGGATGAAAAGGATGGCATTTGCCAATCCGTTTGATCGCGAGCCACGAACCTTTGGCAGGACCATGGACATCGATCGCCTCAAGCGCATATGCCGAGCATGTCGGATAGAAGCGACAGGTTGGCGGTTTCATTGGCGAAATGACTTTACGATAGAAATGAATCGGAGCCTTCAGCACCCATTTCATCTCTCCTACTCCGAACGAGCAGCAGTCCCACGTGATGGGCTGCCAGGATCGCCAGCTTCAGCCGCAAGGCAATCTTTACAATAGCCGAAGACTTCGAACTTATGCTTCACAACTTGGAACTGGTCAGGGACGTCCGTTAACTGCATCGGGCAGAATGTAATCGGATACGTCTTTTCGCAAGTAAGACAGATCAAGTGATGATGGTGATGATTCTCCGCACACCGCGCTTTGAATTTCACCCCTTCTTCGAACATAATCTGCTCGAGCGCACCAAGTTCCTGCATGACACGCAAGTTCCGATATACGGTATCGAAGCTTAATCCTGAGTAATGCTTACACATATATTCATACACATCTTTAGGTGTTAAATAGCCCTCAGACTCTGCGAACAATCTCGCCAACGTTCGACGCTGATCGGTGATACGCAGACCTTGTTTGGACATGATCTGCACAATTTCTTCTGTCTTGAGCAACGTCCATCCCCCCATCTGATCATTACGTGTCCATTGATACATCCATCCTCTTATAATGCAACATTATTAGACACCCGTCAATCGAACGGCAATACACGCTAACAAGCATGCATAAAAAAACCGTGAGGCCCTTCAGATAAAGGACCGCACGGTCATAGATATGTTTAGGATTGAGGCTTCTGAGCGAGTGGAAGGAACAACATGCTGACAGGCAAGTTGCTGCCGGACACTGGCGTGAAGAGAATCGTGACAGATTCCTCTGCGCTTCCTGTACGGTAGATGACACTCGCGTCGTTGCTGTTCACCAATGTTCCATTACTCGGTGCTTCAGTCATCTGACCGTTCACGACGAAGATCCCTTTGTAGATGCCGCCGCGTGGGTTAAATGCGATAAGCGTGTTCGGCGCAACATGGTTCAGTCTGATGGTGTACATAACACCATAGTTCCCCATATTGATGCTTGGCATGCCGTTCGAGTTATCGACCCCGTTCAGATATAAGTCATCGTTATTATCAGCGAGCGAGATGCGGGACGGCTTGTCGCCAACCACTTGGTTCAACTCAATCAGGCGGTTCGCATTCTCATACGTTCCGCGAATATGAATATTATCACGGTTGAGCAGCGTTAAGCTCGGCAATGTCTTCAGAATGTCTTTGCCACTTTCGACAGCTGCAACTTGATAAGTGACTTCGGAATCCGAGCTCACATCGCCCATCAAGCTAACGACATGCCCTGGTTTCATTGCTTGCGCGCTAAGCTCCGTGAAGATCACTTTCGTCTCACCTGGTTGTAGTGTCGTCGTCTGTCCAAGGAATCCGCTATTCACGGATTTGAAGTAGCGTTCAACGGACGATTTACCTGTTAGTGATTCATATTCATTCGGTCCAGCAAACCCAACATCCTTCACCGTTACATTCGTCGGCATCGTGCCTGGATTCGTGACGACAACATACACCTTCAAGTTCTGACTCGATACATTCTTATGGTGAACAAGGAATCTTGCTTCACCTTGAATCGTGTCACGGAAGACGATGCCTTCTTGGGACAAACTCTCTGGACTGTTACTGCGAAGCAACGTCTGCTGTGAATCCGTAGATGAGAATGGCGCTTTGGCTAGTTCCAAAATATCATTCTTCTGCAATGTAAATTTCTCGCCAATCGGAGTATATAACTTGAAGAAGTCATCATGCAGATACATCGTTTCATTCGTGATGGTAATCGTCTTCTGGTATTCTCCAACTTGACCAAGACGATCCGTTACGCGTAATGTAATCGTCTTCTCACCTGGCTCGAAATAACCGATCGATTTGTTTAACCATTCCGTTTTGGTAATTTGTCCTTCATCATCTGTACTCTCATCCTTAAAAGTGATCAATTCACCCATTTTGTACGTATCTTTGTCCGTTGTGAACATCGCCACTGGCGGCAAGTTCTTCGGTTTGACTTCGATTGTGACCGAGTATGGTTCACTCCATACACCGTTCGCATTCATGACCCAATGCGTGATCGTATGTGTTCCCGGCTCCGCAAAGATGTTCTCATTGCCTTCCCAGCGGTGCTGTACAATCGCTAGCCCACGTGGGTCTGAGGATTGATCTTTATAAGTAACCGGCGTCTGCTCAGCGAAAATCTCGCCCGGAGAAACGGTAAAATTCGCAGTTGGTGCAGCGTATAGGTTCAATGTAATTTTCTTTGCAACATTATCAACGGAATAAGGGATGTTTAACGCTTTTGTAATCGAAGTAAGCGGAACCATGAATACATCTTTTTGTTGATAGGCGTTACCGCTTGCTTTGTACGATTTACCATTGATCGTATAGGCTGAATTATTTGTTTTGAAACGAACTTCCTGCTGCCCACTCTTCAGAATGGTTTCTTTGGTTGCTGAATCATATTTGACAACAAATCCTGCTTGCTCCGCAATCGAGCGAAGAGCGATGTAGGAGATGCCGTTCGTCACTGTCAAAGGCTGAAGCGCCAATACTTCTTGACCATTACGATACATCTTGTTGCTGTTCATCATCAGTACCAGTACATCCTCAGATTTTACCGAAGTAACATCTGGGTCAGGTGTCACTGTCCCTGGATTGGTTGGTGTGGTTGGGTTCGTAGGTGTGGTCGGATCCGTAGGATTCGTCGGATCTACCGTACCATCTGTTTGTTGATTGTTTTCCGTTCCCGGCGCTACGGCCGATCCATCATTTGGCGTGTTTGGTGCCATATCCTGCGATTTTTGCTGCGTATTATCGCTTTGTGTCGATCCTGGCGTCGTGCTTGCTTCAGCAAAAGCCGGCAAAGCAATGCAGAGCTGAGCGATAATGAATGTCGATATGAGTGCTGTTTTAAATACTTTCATAAAGAACTCCTTCTACACGTGTCTATATATTTGATGAAGCATCCGCGGCTTCTTTCCAAGTATATAGACGTTGAAAATTAAAGAAAGTTTCTTGATTGTTAAAATATTATGAAAAAAGACCGACATCCGTTGTCCGTAGGATATCGGTCTGTAGCCTTTATTATTGCCTAATTGACAGCCATTCCAAACGAATAATCAGATGAAAGCGTAACCGGAAGGCGGCCCTGTGCAGGAATGTTCCCCGTCAATACTTTGGCTAATGCCCCCATCGTCATCGGACGATTCTCATAACAGCATACATAACGTTTGACTTCAGGGAACTGATTGAGATCATATGGGTTACGAGTCGACGCAACAGTTAAGTTCACATCCGGTCTTGACGCGATTTGTCGAACAATGGCTACTTGCCCTTCATGCAGCTCCGATACGGCGTTATATGTCACAACGACGATTTGCTCGTAATCTGCAGCATGCGCTAATGCCGAAGCCACCTCTTCGGAAGTTGGATGCGTGCTTAAGCGCAGTTCCTTCACATTCATCCCCAGTTCAGTAAGAGCAGGCCCAAGTGTGTATGCTTGCTCAATTGGTTCGTCTACCTCTGTATGATGCCGCACTTCCGGCCAGATCACGAGTGTTGGTGCTGTCGTATCGAATGCCGACTGTCCTTCATCCTTCACGACGGTAATACTCTTCTCTGTCAGCTGACGAATCACGGCTTTACTCTCTGGTGTGCCGAATTGCTCCGTAATTTCACCGGTTAGAGGTTGAATCTCGGCCATGCGGCGTTTCTCTTTCAGTGTTAGAATTCGCTCGACAGACGTATTAATCTGCTCTTCGGACAAGCGCCCTGAGCGTACAGCTTGCACCAAAGCCTCGATGGCAGCAACCTGCTCCCCTAACGTATGACTGACGAGGACAATATCTGCACCACCTTCAATGGCCATGACAGCGCCTTCCGCAACGCCGAACTCTTTGGAAATCGCATGCATTTCAAGGCAATCTGTGACAATAACGCCGTCATACTTGAGCTCGACGCGAAGCAAGTCGTGAAGCACCTTGCGTGATAAGGTCGCAGGAATTTGATCTGGTTCGAATGCCGGGAACATGACATGAGCAGTCATAATCATATCGACGCCAGCTTGAATCGCTTGAATGAACGGAGCAAGCTCAAGCTTCATGAGTCGTTCACGATCATGCGGCACGGAAGCGAGCCCATAATGCGAATCTACAGCCGTATCACCATGTCCCGGGAAATGTTTGGCTGTCGCAACCACATCCGATGCTTGGTAGCCTTCAATGGTTGCAATACCAAGCTCACTAACAAGCTCTGCACTCTCGCCATAGGAACGAACGCCAATGACAGGGTTCTTCGGATTATTATTAATATCGAGGCTCGGTGCGAAATTCACATTAATCCCCATCAGACGAAGCTCTTTCGCACAAATGACCGCCGCATCATACGCCAGTTGCGCATCACGTGAAGCGCCAATGGACATATTGCCTGGAACCAGGGTCACTTGATCATTATCAATCCGTGCGACCATACCGCCCTCTTGGTCGATGCTGATAAAGAGCGGAATGTCGGAATGCTTCTTATTAAATTGCTGCAATGCATAGGATAGGTCTGCCATTTGCTGAACATGCTTATAGTTGCGACGGAAATAAATGACCCCGCCAATATGATGTTTCTCAATCAATTGTTCGATATGCGCATCCGATGTATACGCGTTGAATCCGCAAATCACCATTTGTCCGATTTTTTGTTCTAATGATAACGCCGCTAATTTGCTCATTCTTCCTCCGCCTTTCTCTCCCGATAATCTGAAGGGGTCATGCCTGTGTACTTCTGGAATACTTTGGTGAAATATCTTCGTTCCATATAGCCAACCAGCGACCCAATCTGAGTAATGCTCTTATCGCTGATTACGAGCAACGACTTTGCGAGTTCCATCCGCTGCTTGGTTAAATACTCAACGAAAGTCTCCCCAAAGTAATTTTTGAACAATAGACTAAAATAACTGCAGCTAATGCCCAGGTGATCCGCAATCTCATCAATGCCGATATCCGAACCGAGATTACGTTGTATGTAGTCCTTGGCTGAGATCATCAGCAGTTCACTCGACTTCTTGCTCGATGTGACGTCGAGCGCACGGTTCACAAGTTCCGTAATGACGACGAGCAGCTCCTTCAGACTCACTTTATACCCGAATTTCGCCCATACCTCTTCCTCTTCCGCAGCGGACAGCACATCCATCTCCCGCATCTCTCGCAAGAGATGAATCACGATGTAGTAGAAGAATTTCTCTGCCTGCGCAAGCGAGTTGTCTGTGGATACAATCAGACTCGTCTTCAGGACGTGCAAGGATTTCTCAATTTTTCCGCGGTCACCGTGCCGCAAGCCTGAGACAATCTCTTCGATCAGCTCCCACTGGGAGCCTGTCGGCTCCGTTTGACTCGGTACGCTGTCGCCGACCGAAATGATCTGTTCCTTCTCAGGGTTCGTAAGTAGATAGCGCTGAATATTCTTATACGATAGCGCAAGCTCACGAATTAAGATAGGACCTCTGTCATAACCGACGCTCACAGTCATTTTGATATTATCCTTTACCGCCTTTTGCAGGCAGGCTGCCCACTTCTGAATCTCTTCCTTGCTCACATGGAAGGAATCATGGTAGAACTGAATAATGAGGCACCATTCCCCTTCACGTGTCTGCAGTGCCGCATACTTCAAGTGGAATTCTTTGAGCGCATCCTGAAGGACGTTGCTGACGGCGAAATTCCACAACTTCCGCTCATTATCATTCCAAGTCACCGATTTCACCGAGTACTGATCTAGATCGACAATCATGACTACATACTCTAAATCCTCGATACGTTGATCTTCATGTGAGATGAAATAATTCGCATCGCCATTCGAATACCCCATAAGCACATCGAACATCATTTTCTCATAAGCCAAATCGATCATCTTGCCCCAGCGGCGCTCAGCCATCTGCTTCTCCATTCGGGACGTCCGTATCATGCCGGCAATCCGTCTCACGACGTCCTCTAGGTTCTCATAATTGATCGGCTTCGAGATATAGTCGCGTACCCCATGCTGCAAGGCAACACGAGCATATTCGAATTCCTCATACCCCGTGAGCATTAGAACTTCGCATTCTGTATCGATCTTACGTAACTCTCGCAGGAAGTTCAGTCCATCCATGACAGGCATCCGAATATCACACAGGATCAAATCAGGCTGCTCTTCCTTCACAACCTCAAGCGCTTCAACACCATTGCGTGCCAAAGCTACGATCTCGATATCCATCTCCTGCCATGGAAGCACCATCTTCAAGTTGTTCAAAATGTGGATTTCATCATCAACGAGCATCGCTTTTAGCTTCATACACTTCACCTGGCCCATACTTCGGAATTCTGACTCGAATTGTCGTTCCTTGATTTTCTTCTGAACAGATATAGACACCATAGCGGTATCCGTATTGGATCCGAATGCGGTCCGCCACGCTCCGCAGCCCCAGACCTCGACGTTCATTCATCACGACATCCTGTCCTTCCTGGATAAGGATATCATCATTTTTCAAGTACTGGAATTTGCGCAGCTGACGATTCGAGATCCCGATCCCGTTATCTTGAATCGTGATAACAATATCCTCCCCATCGACATGACCCGTCACTTGCAGGAAGCCTTGATGCGTGATGCCTTCAAATCCATGCTGGATCGAGTTCTCGACGAGCGGCTGCAGCGTTAACTTCAGAATCATCGAATTCAATACTTCTCTTGGCATTTGGATATCGAAATTGAATAATTCATCGAATCGAAACTTCTGGATTTCGAGATAGCTTCGGAGATGCTCGATTTCTTGCGAGATCATGATCTCTTCTTTATCTTGAATACTAATACGCAAAATATTGCCGAGTCGATAGACCATCTGGCTAACCTTGCGCCCCTCATTCTGAATCGCCAGCACATTAATAGACTCAAGTGTATTAAATAAGAAGTGGGGCTTAATCTGCGCTTGCAGTACACGAAGTTCAGCTTGAGCCTTATGCTTCTGCTCCTTCTTCACTTCTTCGAGCAAGTTGTTGACCTGAAAGATTAGGCTATTGAAGCCCTTCGATAAAAGATACAACTCATCATTGCCTTCTTCATCCACACGAGCAGATAAATCCCCATTCTCTACCCGGCGCATGAAGCGTACAATGCGAATGATCGATTTGGTAATTCGATTCATGAATAACCAGAAGAAGAGGAACGCAGCGAGCAGACTGATAAATAGAATTCCAACGACCCATTTTAGGAAAATCCCCATGTCCTGCGACAGCGAGTTCCAAGAAGTCGTTGACACAAGGTACCACTGCTGATCCTTCAGCTTGTTCATCGAGACGACACTCTCATGTTGATTGAAATCATCCCGATAGCTCTGATAGCTGGAATTGAATTTCATCGGTTTGCCAAGATATTGATTAATATTTTCCCCATTATAGCTTTCTTGCGTATCATAGAGAATTAACCCGTCTTCATTCACGAGGAAAAAGCGGGTATCTTCTAAATTTTTACTATAGCGGAAGTCATTAAAAATGCGCTCAATCTCCCAGTTTTTAATCTGAGTAATTAGCACACCGATATTTTTCATCGTCGTTAATTCTTTGACCATCCGAATCTGCGTGAAGACAGGATCCGTACCTGTAATCTCTTTATATTCATAGGGACCAACCCATTTCGGCGCCCCGTTCAGTTCAACGACCTCTTGATACAGCGGCTCGCGCTTGAATCTTGCGAATGGCAAGGCCGTGAAGTTCTCTTTCGTAAAGATCGAAGCAATCGTCGCATCTTTAAGATTGTAGGCAAAGGCAAAGCTAATTGTCGGATGGCTGAAGAGATTGACCCGAAAATTACGTTGATTCTCATTCAGCTTCAACTGTTTTGCATCAGATAGATCAAGTTCACGGGAATTGACCGCACCGATCGCGGTCTGGACCACATTCCCTGCAATCCCGTTCTCCGTGACCTTGTCCATCTCACTAAATACGAATTGAATGTTCTGGCTAATCGCCTTGAGTGAGAATTCTGCTTGTTGACTATACCTCTTCTCTATCAAATCAAAAGTGACGAAGTAAGTGATAACCCCTACGAGAACAAGCGGGATAATGATGAGTGTTATAAAAGCCGTAAATAGTTTGAGTCTTAAATTCATCATCATAATCCCGCTCTCCTCCGGTTACCCCTTCACACTACCAGCTGTAACCCCTTCGATAATCTTCTTTTGTAATACAGCATAGATGACCATAACCGGTACGACACTATAGACGATACCCGCT
Proteins encoded:
- a CDS encoding glycoside hydrolase family 3 protein, coding for MSKLAALSLEQKIGQMVICGFNAYTSDAHIEQLIEKHHIGGVIYFRRNYKHVQQMADLSYALQQFNKKHSDIPLFISIDQEGGMVARIDNDQVTLVPGNMSIGASRDAQLAYDAAVICAKELRLMGINVNFAPSLDINNNPKNPVIGVRSYGESAELVSELGIATIEGYQASDVVATAKHFPGHGDTAVDSHYGLASVPHDRERLMKLELAPFIQAIQAGVDMIMTAHVMFPAFEPDQIPATLSRKVLHDLLRVELKYDGVIVTDCLEMHAISKEFGVAEGAVMAIEGGADIVLVSHTLGEQVAAIEALVQAVRSGRLSEEQINTSVERILTLKEKRRMAEIQPLTGEITEQFGTPESKAVIRQLTEKSITVVKDEGQSAFDTTAPTLVIWPEVRHHTEVDEPIEQAYTLGPALTELGMNVKELRLSTHPTSEEVASALAHAADYEQIVVVTYNAVSELHEGQVAIVRQIASRPDVNLTVASTRNPYDLNQFPEVKRYVCCYENRPMTMGALAKVLTGNIPAQGRLPVTLSSDYSFGMAVN
- a CDS encoding Fur family transcriptional regulator, producing MLKTEEIVQIMSKQGLRITDQRRTLARLFAESEGYLTPKDVYEYMCKHYSGLSFDTVYRNLRVMQELGALEQIMFEEGVKFKARCAENHHHHHLICLTCEKTYPITFCPMQLTDVPDQFQVVKHKFEVFGYCKDCLAAEAGDPGSPSRGTAARSE
- a CDS encoding cache domain-containing sensor histidine kinase, producing the protein MMNLRLKLFTAFITLIIIPLVLVGVITYFVTFDLIEKRYSQQAEFSLKAISQNIQFVFSEMDKVTENGIAGNVVQTAIGAVNSRELDLSDAKQLKLNENQRNFRVNLFSHPTISFAFAYNLKDATIASIFTKENFTALPFARFKREPLYQEVVELNGAPKWVGPYEYKEITGTDPVFTQIRMVKELTTMKNIGVLITQIKNWEIERIFNDFRYSKNLEDTRFFLVNEDGLILYDTQESYNGENINQYLGKPMKFNSSYQSYRDDFNQHESVVSMNKLKDQQWYLVSTTSWNSLSQDMGIFLKWVVGILFISLLAAFLFFWLFMNRITKSIIRIVRFMRRVENGDLSARVDEEGNDELYLLSKGFNSLIFQVNNLLEEVKKEQKHKAQAELRVLQAQIKPHFLFNTLESINVLAIQNEGRKVSQMVYRLGNILRISIQDKEEIMISQEIEHLRSYLEIQKFRFDELFNFDIQMPREVLNSMILKLTLQPLVENSIQHGFEGITHQGFLQVTGHVDGEDIVITIQDNGIGISNRQLRKFQYLKNDDILIQEGQDVVMNERRGLGLRSVADRIRIQYGYRYGVYICSEENQGTTIRVRIPKYGPGEVYEAKSDAR
- the yidD gene encoding membrane protein insertion efficiency factor YidD, producing MKWVLKAPIHFYRKVISPMKPPTCRFYPTCSAYALEAIDVHGPAKGSWLAIKRIGKCHPFHPGGYDPVPPPKSKPESTGNPQP
- the metG gene encoding methionine--tRNA ligase codes for the protein MSKSANTFYITTPIYYPSDKLHIGHAYTTVAGDAMARYKRLRGFDVRYLTGTDEHGQKIERKAQEAGKTPQQFVDDIVSGIQELWKKLDISNDDFIRTTEDRHKRMVEVIFDRLLQQGDIYKGEYEGWYCTPCESFFLERQLVNGNCPDCGRPVELVKEESYFFRMSKYADRLLAFYEENPEFIQPESRKNEMVNNFIKPGLEDLAVSRTTFDWGVKVKGDPKHVVYVWIDALSNYITALGYGSDNDELFNRYWPADVHLVGKEIVRFHTIYWPIMLMALDLPLPKKVFAHGWLLMKDGKMSKSKGNVVDPVTLIDRYGLDALRYYLLREVPFGSDGSFTPEGFVERVNSDLANDLGNLLNRTVAMVDKYFGGEVPAYAGDVTAFDATLRETALQTVQKAEEALDTMEFSVALAAIGGFISRTNKYIDETQPWALAKDEAKRGELASVMVHLVEALRISSVLLQPFLTKTPVKIWAQLGLESGELTAWDSTHTFGLIPAGTKLVKGDPIFPRLDAEIEVAYIAQSMTGGVAPAAEAAPEQSGDAAVIEAPADVEEIAIDDFMKVDLRVAQVLAAEPVKKADKLLKLQLDLGYEQRQVVSGIAKFYTPEQLVGRKVICVTNLKPVKLRGELSQGMILAASAGDQLTLATVPDSMPNGAIVK
- a CDS encoding stalk domain-containing protein, with the translated sequence MKVFKTALISTFIIAQLCIALPAFAEASTTPGSTQSDNTQQKSQDMAPNTPNDGSAVAPGTENNQQTDGTVDPTNPTDPTTPTNPTTPTNPGTVTPDPDVTSVKSEDVLVLMMNSNKMYRNGQEVLALQPLTVTNGISYIALRSIAEQAGFVVKYDSATKETILKSGQQEVRFKTNNSAYTINGKSYKASGNAYQQKDVFMVPLTSITKALNIPYSVDNVAKKITLNLYAAPTANFTVSPGEIFAEQTPVTYKDQSSDPRGLAIVQHRWEGNENIFAEPGTHTITHWVMNANGVWSEPYSVTIEVKPKNLPPVAMFTTDKDTYKMGELITFKDESTDDEGQITKTEWLNKSIGYFEPGEKTITLRVTDRLGQVGEYQKTITITNETMYLHDDFFKLYTPIGEKFTLQKNDILELAKAPFSSTDSQQTLLRSNSPESLSQEGIVFRDTIQGEARFLVHHKNVSSQNLKVYVVVTNPGTMPTNVTVKDVGFAGPNEYESLTGKSSVERYFKSVNSGFLGQTTTLQPGETKVIFTELSAQAMKPGHVVSLMGDVSSDSEVTYQVAAVESGKDILKTLPSLTLLNRDNIHIRGTYENANRLIELNQVVGDKPSRISLADNNDDLYLNGVDNSNGMPSINMGNYGVMYTIRLNHVAPNTLIAFNPRGGIYKGIFVVNGQMTEAPSNGTLVNSNDASVIYRTGSAEESVTILFTPVSGSNLPVSMLFLPLAQKPQS
- a CDS encoding response regulator transcription factor, which encodes MKLKAMLVDDEIHILNNLKMVLPWQEMDIEIVALARNGVEALEVVKEEQPDLILCDIRMPVMDGLNFLRELRKIDTECEVLMLTGYEEFEYARVALQHGVRDYISKPINYENLEDVVRRIAGMIRTSRMEKQMAERRWGKMIDLAYEKMMFDVLMGYSNGDANYFISHEDQRIEDLEYVVMIVDLDQYSVKSVTWNDNERKLWNFAVSNVLQDALKEFHLKYAALQTREGEWCLIIQFYHDSFHVSKEEIQKWAACLQKAVKDNIKMTVSVGYDRGPILIRELALSYKNIQRYLLTNPEKEQIISVGDSVPSQTEPTGSQWELIEEIVSGLRHGDRGKIEKSLHVLKTSLIVSTDNSLAQAEKFFYYIVIHLLREMREMDVLSAAEEEEVWAKFGYKVSLKELLVVITELVNRALDVTSSKKSSELLMISAKDYIQRNLGSDIGIDEIADHLGISCSYFSLLFKNYFGETFVEYLTKQRMELAKSLLVISDKSITQIGSLVGYMERRYFTKVFQKYTGMTPSDYRERKAEEE